A stretch of the Alnus glutinosa chromosome 6, dhAlnGlut1.1, whole genome shotgun sequence genome encodes the following:
- the LOC133871943 gene encoding putative kinase-like protein TMKL1, protein MKKTHTIKLVLGLAATTLLLILILLVFFFRKRRAKNGREDLENMDRKHADEAEMEDLITFQGGEDLTICDILDAPGEVIGKSNYGTLYKALMQHSNKLRLLRFLRPVCCARGEEFGEVIRLLGCVRHPNLVPLLGFYAGPRGEKLLVHPFYRHGNLAEFIRDGNGESHNWANIYSISIAIAKGLEHLHTGLHKPIIHGNIKSRNILLDRNYQAYMSDFGLHLLLNATAGQEMLEASAAEGYRAPELIKMKDASQESDIYSFGIILLELLSGKEPINQDPTPDEDFYLPNFMRNAVLGHRIADLFHPNILVSNMHDGRRQVSEEGILKFFRLAMSCCSPSPSLRPNIKQILWKLEDIGK, encoded by the exons ATGAAGAAAACCCACACGATCAAACTCGTTCTTGGACTAGCTGCAACAACTCTCTTGCTAATTCTCATACTCTTAGTCTTTTTTTTCCGCAAAAGAAGGGCGAAAAATGGTCGAGAAGATTTAGAAAATATGGACCGGAAACATGCAGATGAGGCAGAGATGGAGGACTTGATTACTTTCCAAGGGGGAGAGGACCTGACAATCTGTGACATACTGGATGCTCCAGGGGAAGTGATAGGAAAGTCCAACTATGGCACGCTGTATAAGGCGTTAATGCAGCACAGCAACAAGCTGAGGCTGCTCAGGTTTCTGAGGCCTGTGTGCTGTGCAAGAGGTGAAGAATTTGGTGAAGTGATTCGGCTGCTGGGGTGCGTAAGGCATCCCAACTTGGTGCCTCTTCTGGGATTCTACGCAGGGCCGAGGGGTGAGAAGCTTCTTGTTCATCCGTTTTACAGGCACGGCAATCTGGCAGAATTCATTCGAG ATGGTAATGGGGAGTCTCACAACTGGGCAAACATTTACAGCATTTCAATTGCCATAGCCAAGGGATTGGAACATCTCCATACAGGATTGCACAAGCCCATAATCCACGGAAACATCAAGTCAAGAAACATACTTTTGGATCGCAATTACCAAGCATACATGTCTGATTTTGGCCTTCATCTTCTGCTGAATGCTACTGCTGGCCAAGAAATGCTCGAAGCTTCAGCAGCTGAGGGCTACAGAGCCCCTGAGCTGATCAAAATGAAGGATGCAAGCCAAGAGAGTGATATATACAGCTTTGGGATAATCTTGCTGGAACTTCTTTCAGGAAAGGAACCAATCAATCAGGACCCAACTCCTGATGAGGATTTTTATTTGCCTAACTTCATGAGAAATGCTGTCCTTGGACATAGGATTGCAGACTTGTTCCATCCAAACATACTTGTCAGCAACATGCATGATGGTCGTCGCCAGGTTTCCGAAGAaggcattctcaaattctttcgGCTTGCCATGTCTTGCTGCTCTCCTTCCCCTTCTCTGAGGCCCAATATTAAGCAGATCCTTTGGAAGCTTGAAGATAttggaaaataa